Part of the Sulfuricurvum kujiense DSM 16994 genome, GCAGGCGAGACAGTTAGGATTGCCGTAAGCGGTCGCAATATAAGGGATCGTTACCCGCAAGACGGCATTTTGTGCATCTTCACTTATATTACGAACAGCTACTCCGTCTTTGAGGACTTGTCTGTCGATGGCGTCTCTTGGGCGTTCATTTTCAAGCCCTTCCCCATGCTGTGCAACGACATTTTCAGAACGGACGATCCAAAGTTTTTGAACGTCTTTGATATTGGCAATATTGGCTAGAAAAAATTCCCTTTTATCCATAATGCCGTTGACCATGTGAGCGGTTAGACCGTCGCGGACGATTTCGGCGGTCATTTTTGATTTCTCGATAGCATTGTTGTATCCGTAGTCACGGAAGTTGAGCGCGACGTTGGTAATTGTGGCAACTGCAAGTCCGATGAGCATCAATGCGACTATAAATAATATTTTCCGGTTAGCATTCATATTCGGTTACCTTATATAATTGTTGGATAAAACAAAGAGACTTCTAAAGTAACTACATTATCTAAATAAATTTTAAAATTAGATGAAAGAAGAGTATAAAGGTTACGGTTTATTCGACCGTAACGCTTTTTGCAAGGTTTCGAGGCATATCGACGTCATTGCCCAGACGGATAGCGATCTCCATGGACAGGAGCTGCAAGACGACCATCATCTCAAAAAATTCGAGCATATAATCTTCATGTAAATGGGTCCGGATATGATCATCTGCTTTGTCAAAATCGAGAGGGCTGATGGAGCAGATTGTCGAATCGCGTGCACTGAGCTCTTCAATATTGCTTTTGGTTTTATCGTAAAGCATATGCTGCGGAAGCAGGGCAATGGTGAAAAGTTCGGGATCGGCAAGAGCGATCGGACCGTGCTTCATCTCACCGCTCGGATACCCTTCCGCATGCAGATAGGAGATCTCTTTGAGTTTTAATGCCCCCTCAAGCGCCAGAGGATAGAAAACATCACGTCCGATAAAAAAGAAGCCGTGTCCGTGAAGGTAGCGTTTAGAGAGACGGCGCAGCTGCTCATGCAAAACATTCTCGACATTGACGGTTGAGGGGAGGGCGCGTAAGAGATGGATTTGTCGTTTGATCTCTTCGGTTGCAAGTGTTTTTCTTGCCCCTCCAAGGAAGAGGCTAAGCATCCAGAGTACGCAGACTTGGGTAGCGAATGCTTTGGTAGACGCGACCCCTTTTTCGATTCCCGCACGGGTGAGAATAGAGGCATCAGCAAGACGTACCATAGAGGAATTGTCTACGTTACAGATCACCATTGTTTTAAGGCCGCTGCGTTTGGCCATTTTGAGGCTCTCTAGCGTGTCGGCGGTTTCACCGCTTTGACTGATGACGATAAAGAGGGTATCCGCGGTCAAAAACGGTTCGCGATAGCGAAATTCGCTGGCGATTTCAACGGATACACGGATTTTTGAGTGGCGTTCAAACAGATAGCTGGCAACGAGAGCGGCATGATAGCTGGTGCCGCATGCGCAGAGTTTGATCTCATTTATCCCCTCAAACAGGTTATTATCAAGCTCTTCAAAATAGATGCTTTCATCCCGTAACCGTCCAAGCAATGTATCGGCGAGGACTCGGCTTTGCTCGTAAATCTCTTTTTCCATGAAAAATCGGAATCCCTCTTTTTGGGCAGAGAGTTTATTTTCGGAAAGGGGAGTGTATCGGAGAACTACCGGATTGTTATTTTCGTCAAAAAGGGCAACGCTATCGGCGGATGCATAGCCGTAATGGCCGTCTTCGAGATAGATGACTTCATGGCATTTGCCGATGAGCGCGGCATCGGAAGAGCCGAAAAGGGTTTCATTTTCGCGGTTGCGGCCGATAATCATCGGTGAACCGTGTTTGGCGAAGAAAATTGTCCCCTCCGCATCGGCATTGACGAGCAAAATCGCATAAGCTCCGTGAAGTTGGGAAAGGGTTTGTTGAAACGCTTCAAACGGAGTGGCAGCTGTTTTGAGCTGATATTCGAAAAGATGAACGATCACTTCCGTATCGGTTTGGCTTAAAAACTGTATTCCCTGAGCGGTCAACATCGTTTTGAGTTCTTGGTAATTTTCGATAATACCGTTATGGACAACGTAGGAGTTTTGCCCTAGATGAGGATGGGCATTAAGCTCGGTCGGTTTGCCGTGTGTTGCCCAGCGGGTATGACCGATCCCGACAGAGAATCCCGTACTCTCATAGTTTTGGGCTTTTTCTTCGAGATTGACCAGTTTCCCTACCGCTTTGAAAAGAGAGAAATGGCCTTCTTGCAATACGGCGATTCCTGCAGAATCATAACCGCGGTATTCAAGCTCGCGAAGTCCGTCGATCAATATTTTTTTAACCGGTTTGACTCCGATGTAGCCAACAATACCGCACATAGTTACTCTCCTACCAATTTTGCAATTATTTCGCGCGCATTATCGCACATCCTGTTTTGTTTTTCAATTAAGAAGTGGTCTCGTGCCATATTTTTATTGGTATGGATTTTTGCGGTAGCAATATTGATCTGTGCTTCGTCAAAACATTGGACAAAATAGGCTAAAAGACCCCGCTGATTCGTCGTATTGAGGTTAAGCTGCGCGTAATGGATGGAATGTTCGCAATCGAGGGTAATTTCGTTCGGTTTGATAACCGGTTTTGGGAGGTTGAGTTTTTTTGTCATATCAAACGCCTCTTCGACAATAATCTCAATCTGCTCCATCGTCCCATCTAACGGGCGTTGCAGAAATTCGATCTTAAAGTATTTGATACCGTCGAACAGAGTGAAAATGTCCATCGACGCGACATCCAGATAACTGAGTTTTCCGAGCAGATAGCCGAGATTCAAAGGGATGCGTCGGAAGATATGGATAACCAGCCCCCCTTCGATATTGAGCTGATAGGTGAAAGTTTGGCATTCAAACGCCTCTTTGGAGATATTGACAATCTCACTGGGGGTGTGTTTGAAAAAGAAAAGATTCGATTCGATAGAGAGCACTTTTTTTTGTTCACTTTTCGAAAGCAGGCAAAATTCAGGATCGTGATTAAGACGTTTTTCTTTATTAACCCGCTTGATAGCATCGGTGATCCGATCATTTTGGGAAGCAATTTCAAGTGAAGCTTCATACAGTTCATGAAGCAAATTGGCGCCGAAACTGGTATAGGTTCCGCTTCCGACGCCGTTGATATCGGCATAAGTCAAGATGTAAAGCAGAGTCAAATTTTCAGGAGTTTTGACTTTGGACATAAATTGATAGAGCGTTTTTTCGTTGTAAAGGTTTTCGCGATAAGCGACATTGCTCATTAATATATGATGGCGGACGAGCAATGCTCCCCGATCCAATTGCTGGGAGGGGAGCTTGAGGTTTTTAAGAAAAGGGATAATGAGTTTTGCACCCACTTCCGAGTGATCTTGTTTACGTCCTTTGCCTGTATCATGCAGTAATATTACGGATTTGAGAAGGACTTTATCCGATGTGCTCAAAGGCAGATAGAGCGCTTCGACATACGGGTCTTTAATATTTTCAAGGGCTTCAATGCATTTAATGGAGTGTAAATCGACCGGATAATGGTGATAGCCGTCAAACTGCGGCAAATGAAGTACTTTTTTAAAGGCGCCGATGAGGTGATGCAATATTCCCGCATCATAAAAAAGTTTAACAATAACATAAAAATGGCGTCGTTCAAAAAGCTTCCGAAGCAACGTATAGGTTTTAGCCCTCAACGGATGTTTAATAGCGGTATAGGTGAAATGGAAAAGGACGCTTGAATCAAATATCCATTCTCGGTCGTCTAAGTTTACAAGCAGTTCCAAAAGGAAATCGATCGAAGGTGTTGCAATGTTATAAGAGGCGTATAATGCATCGTCGACACGGTAAAATCCTTTTTGTATTCTCCCCGACCGGAGAACGGAAACCTGTGACGCATCATGAAGGTAGAGGCGTGCCATTTTTTTAACATAAATCTGAGTGAAGTTGTTAATTCGCCATTGCGCTTCCAATAAACGGCTGACCAGTTTACGCTCATCAGAGAACCCGAGCATTTGAGCGATGCGCGGCATATAATCGAGGACGAGCTGGTCTTGCTGCTTGCCGCTGAGCAAATGCAAAGCACTTCGGACACGAAATAAAAGTTCTAAAGCGATTCGGTATTCACGGTATTGATCATCATTAAAAAGCTTTCCGCTCAACTCTTTGAGACTATTGACCCCGTAAATAGTTTTGGCAATCCAATACAGCAGCTGCGAATCGCGTAATCCGCCAACTCCCTCTTTAATCTGAGGCTGCATCGAAAAAGGAAATTTACGACGGCGGGCATCAGCTTCCTCGATTTTGGCCATAATAAATTCTTTGGGGCTATCGTGACGGATAGCCGTAAGTTTATTTTGTACCGTACTCCAGGTAAAAGGTGAACCTATGATAAGGCGTGATTCCATCATTGCCGTTTTAATGGTTATATCTTCGCGCGATGCACCCAGCAAATCGCCCGCTTCATGGACGCGGTGCCCCAGTTTTAGCCCTGCGTCCCATGCCAGGTAGAGAAACTTTTCGATAATGGCGGACGTGTTGTAGCCGTCGTTTTTTTCATACACGATCATAAGGTCGATATCACT contains:
- the glmS gene encoding glutamine--fructose-6-phosphate transaminase (isomerizing), with protein sequence MCGIVGYIGVKPVKKILIDGLRELEYRGYDSAGIAVLQEGHFSLFKAVGKLVNLEEKAQNYESTGFSVGIGHTRWATHGKPTELNAHPHLGQNSYVVHNGIIENYQELKTMLTAQGIQFLSQTDTEVIVHLFEYQLKTAATPFEAFQQTLSQLHGAYAILLVNADAEGTIFFAKHGSPMIIGRNRENETLFGSSDAALIGKCHEVIYLEDGHYGYASADSVALFDENNNPVVLRYTPLSENKLSAQKEGFRFFMEKEIYEQSRVLADTLLGRLRDESIYFEELDNNLFEGINEIKLCACGTSYHAALVASYLFERHSKIRVSVEIASEFRYREPFLTADTLFIVISQSGETADTLESLKMAKRSGLKTMVICNVDNSSMVRLADASILTRAGIEKGVASTKAFATQVCVLWMLSLFLGGARKTLATEEIKRQIHLLRALPSTVNVENVLHEQLRRLSKRYLHGHGFFFIGRDVFYPLALEGALKLKEISYLHAEGYPSGEMKHGPIALADPELFTIALLPQHMLYDKTKSNIEELSARDSTICSISPLDFDKADDHIRTHLHEDYMLEFFEMMVVLQLLSMEIAIRLGNDVDMPRNLAKSVTVE
- a CDS encoding DUF294 nucleotidyltransferase-like domain-containing protein translates to MSITEQIEDLIERQASDFEISKVFKLYISDYTNSLPELFERNQGKDFLVIHTKTLDSIISLMYKTVLRRLFGNYLPMRSSIPVAFIALGSYGREQLCVHSDIDLMIVYEKNDGYNTSAIIEKFLYLAWDAGLKLGHRVHEAGDLLGASREDITIKTAMMESRLIIGSPFTWSTVQNKLTAIRHDSPKEFIMAKIEEADARRRKFPFSMQPQIKEGVGGLRDSQLLYWIAKTIYGVNSLKELSGKLFNDDQYREYRIALELLFRVRSALHLLSGKQQDQLVLDYMPRIAQMLGFSDERKLVSRLLEAQWRINNFTQIYVKKMARLYLHDASQVSVLRSGRIQKGFYRVDDALYASYNIATPSIDFLLELLVNLDDREWIFDSSVLFHFTYTAIKHPLRAKTYTLLRKLFERRHFYVIVKLFYDAGILHHLIGAFKKVLHLPQFDGYHHYPVDLHSIKCIEALENIKDPYVEALYLPLSTSDKVLLKSVILLHDTGKGRKQDHSEVGAKLIIPFLKNLKLPSQQLDRGALLVRHHILMSNVAYRENLYNEKTLYQFMSKVKTPENLTLLYILTYADINGVGSGTYTSFGANLLHELYEASLEIASQNDRITDAIKRVNKEKRLNHDPEFCLLSKSEQKKVLSIESNLFFFKHTPSEIVNISKEAFECQTFTYQLNIEGGLVIHIFRRIPLNLGYLLGKLSYLDVASMDIFTLFDGIKYFKIEFLQRPLDGTMEQIEIIVEEAFDMTKKLNLPKPVIKPNEITLDCEHSIHYAQLNLNTTNQRGLLAYFVQCFDEAQINIATAKIHTNKNMARDHFLIEKQNRMCDNAREIIAKLVGE